In Bradyrhizobium sp. G127, one genomic interval encodes:
- a CDS encoding EamA family transporter, producing MKPSDIALATGVAVIWGLAFVVSKIGLRELSPAMICALRFVVAAIPCLFVPKPKIAWSLLIAIGLSLFLAQFLAQNYGLAHGVPPGLMSVIVQMQALFTVALAAFVLGEWPTRAQIIGLGIAMVGLTMICGTVGYDFSVQTFALSMVSPVAFAIGNLLLRRTGDVKMFDLTAWLSIVPPLPLLVLAFATEGAGPAMHSLLNVSWAGIACILFLGIVSTSAAYGAWGHLLRNYTAAQVVPFALLVPFTAALSSSIVFGETFGPMRLGGMMIVVAGIAVMLLLGRTRAVPKIAS from the coding sequence ATGAAGCCCAGCGATATTGCTCTTGCTACCGGGGTCGCGGTGATCTGGGGTCTCGCATTCGTCGTGAGCAAGATCGGCCTGCGGGAGCTTTCTCCGGCGATGATCTGCGCGCTTCGTTTCGTGGTGGCGGCGATCCCGTGTCTATTCGTGCCAAAACCTAAAATCGCATGGTCGCTTTTGATCGCGATCGGCCTCTCGCTGTTCCTGGCCCAGTTCCTTGCGCAGAACTACGGGCTCGCGCATGGCGTGCCACCGGGACTGATGAGCGTTATCGTCCAGATGCAGGCGTTGTTCACGGTAGCCCTTGCGGCGTTCGTTCTCGGCGAATGGCCGACGCGCGCGCAGATCATTGGTCTGGGGATCGCGATGGTCGGGCTCACAATGATTTGCGGTACGGTCGGTTACGACTTCAGTGTCCAGACTTTCGCCCTGAGCATGGTTTCGCCGGTGGCTTTTGCCATCGGCAACCTGCTGCTTCGCCGCACTGGCGATGTGAAGATGTTCGATCTGACGGCGTGGCTCAGCATCGTTCCACCATTGCCGTTGCTGGTGCTTGCATTCGCCACAGAAGGGGCGGGGCCTGCCATGCATTCGCTGCTCAATGTGTCCTGGGCAGGCATCGCCTGCATCCTCTTCCTGGGTATCGTCTCGACGAGCGCAGCCTACGGAGCGTGGGGGCATCTGCTCCGCAACTACACCGCCGCGCAGGTGGTGCCGTTCGCGCTGCTGGTGCCGTTCACGGCTGCACTCTCGTCGTCGATCGTGTTCGGCGAGACGTTCGGGCCAATGCGTCTTGGCGGCATGATGATCGTCGTTGCGGGCATCGCGGTGATGCTGCTGCTTGGCCGCACCCGCGCCGTGCCGAAGATAGCATCATGA
- a CDS encoding LysE family translocator has translation MISQQLAIAFIVFAAATLFTPGPNNIMLMASGLNYGFRRTLPHVAGVTIGFSFLVAVIGLGLGAVFAAYPVLHTILKYAGAAYLVYLAIVIAMSGPSDAGDEGEGRPMTFLGAAMFQWVNVKGWVIAVGAVTAYAAIAAYPLNIATLSVLLFVIGLGSSLTWVLLGTSLQPLVKSPRSVRIFNIVMAVLLLASLYPVLKE, from the coding sequence ATGATCTCGCAGCAACTTGCCATTGCGTTCATCGTCTTCGCCGCCGCGACGCTGTTCACGCCGGGGCCGAACAACATCATGCTGATGGCGTCGGGGCTGAACTACGGATTCCGGCGGACGCTGCCGCATGTCGCCGGCGTCACTATCGGGTTCTCGTTTCTGGTGGCCGTGATCGGATTAGGTCTTGGTGCGGTGTTCGCGGCCTATCCCGTGCTGCACACCATCCTGAAATACGCCGGTGCGGCCTATCTGGTCTATCTCGCCATCGTGATCGCGATGTCAGGACCTTCCGACGCCGGTGATGAAGGCGAGGGGAGGCCGATGACGTTCCTCGGCGCCGCCATGTTCCAGTGGGTCAACGTCAAGGGCTGGGTGATTGCGGTCGGCGCGGTCACCGCATATGCAGCCATTGCCGCCTATCCGCTGAACATCGCGACGCTGTCGGTCCTCTTGTTCGTAATCGGGCTGGGCTCGTCACTGACCTGGGTGCTGCTCGGCACCTCGTTGCAGCCGCTGGTGAAGTCGCCCCGCTCGGTCCGCATCTTCAACATCGTCATGGCCGTGCTTTTGCTGGCTTCGCTTTACCCCGTTCTGAAGGAGTAA
- the serB gene encoding phosphoserine phosphatase SerB, with protein MSLVATLICNPAEPELDSTAIDAARSALPSPEHADWLFEGIAADIRFSSNDDIRTISDRLREAMDGIRVDVVVQPYLDRRKKLLLADMDSTMIGQECIDELADFAGLKAHVAAITERAMRGEVEFEPALRERVALLRNLPVTVVDEVLKSRITLTPGGPELVRTMRAHGAYTCLVSGGFTLFTKAVAAMIGFQENRANTLLVEDGKLTGKVAEPILGREAKLATLFDLRESFDLDNLDALVVGDGANDLGMIEKAGLGVAYHAKPAVAAAAGARIDHGDLTALLYAQGYRRDEFAA; from the coding sequence ATGTCTCTTGTCGCTACGCTGATCTGCAACCCCGCCGAGCCAGAACTCGACTCCACCGCGATCGACGCCGCGCGTTCCGCGCTGCCGTCGCCGGAGCACGCCGACTGGCTGTTCGAAGGCATTGCCGCCGACATCCGCTTTAGCAGCAACGACGACATTCGCACAATTTCGGATCGCCTGCGCGAGGCGATGGATGGCATTCGCGTCGATGTCGTGGTGCAGCCATATCTCGACCGGCGCAAGAAGCTGCTGCTCGCGGACATGGACTCCACCATGATCGGCCAAGAGTGTATCGACGAACTGGCCGATTTCGCAGGCCTCAAGGCGCATGTCGCCGCGATCACCGAGCGCGCGATGCGCGGCGAGGTGGAATTCGAGCCGGCGCTGCGCGAGCGCGTGGCGCTGCTCAGGAATCTGCCCGTCACCGTGGTGGATGAAGTCCTCAAGAGCCGCATCACGCTGACGCCGGGCGGACCTGAACTGGTCCGCACCATGCGGGCGCACGGCGCCTACACCTGTCTCGTCTCGGGCGGCTTTACGCTGTTCACGAAAGCCGTCGCCGCAATGATCGGGTTTCAGGAGAACCGCGCCAACACATTATTGGTCGAAGACGGCAAACTGACGGGGAAAGTTGCCGAGCCCATCCTGGGGCGCGAAGCAAAACTCGCCACACTGTTCGACCTGCGGGAATCCTTCGACCTCGACAATCTGGATGCGCTGGTGGTCGGCGACGGCGCCAACGATCTCGGCATGATCGAGAAGGCGGGCCTCGGCGTCGCCTATCACGCCAAGCCGGCGGTCGCCGCCGCGGCCGGCGCACGGATCGATCACGGCGATCTCACAGCCTTGCTCTATGCGCAGGGCTATCGGCGCGATGAGTTCGCGGCGTAA
- a CDS encoding acetolactate synthase 3 large subunit codes for MSDSKAHDPNQMTGAAMIVRALADHGVKHIFGYPGGAVLPIYDEIFQQSDVEHILVRHEQGAGHAAEGYARSTGQPGVVLVTSGPGATNMVTPLTDALMDSIPLVCITGQVPTHLIGNDAFQECDTVGITRPCTKHNWLVRDVNDLAKVLHEAFYVATTGRPGPVVVDVPKDVQFATGTYHPPRKSDVHISYNPRVKGDAAQIRRAVALMASAKRPVIYSGGGVINSGAEASKLLRELVEITGFPITSTLMGLGAYPASGKNWLGMLGMHGTYEANMAMHDCDVMLCVGARFDDRITGRTDAFSPNSKKIHIDIDPSSINKNIRVDVPIIGDVANVLGDILTVFKAEAQKPKIDPWWFEIGRWRSRNSLAYKKNDDIILPQYAIQRLFELTKGHDTYITTEVGQHQMWAAQFFGFDQPHRWMTSGGLGTMGYGLPAALGVQVAHPDSLVIDIAGDASVQMTMQEMSTAVQYELPIKIFILNNQYMGMVRQWQQLLHGNRLSHSYSEALPDFVKLADAFGCIGLQVIKPGDLDGAINEMIKVRKPVLFDCRVAALENCFPMIPSGKAHNEMLLPAEANDEATAAAFAGGKALV; via the coding sequence ATGAGCGACAGCAAGGCCCACGATCCCAACCAGATGACCGGCGCGGCGATGATCGTGCGCGCGCTTGCCGATCACGGGGTCAAGCACATCTTCGGCTATCCAGGCGGGGCGGTGCTTCCGATCTATGACGAGATTTTCCAGCAGAGCGACGTCGAGCATATTCTGGTGCGCCACGAGCAGGGTGCCGGCCACGCCGCGGAGGGCTATGCGCGCTCCACCGGCCAGCCGGGCGTGGTGCTGGTGACGTCGGGTCCCGGCGCGACCAACATGGTGACGCCACTGACCGACGCGCTGATGGATTCGATTCCGCTGGTCTGCATCACCGGGCAGGTGCCGACGCATCTGATCGGCAATGACGCGTTCCAGGAATGCGACACCGTCGGCATCACGAGGCCCTGCACCAAGCACAACTGGCTGGTGCGCGACGTCAACGATCTGGCCAAGGTGCTGCATGAGGCGTTCTATGTCGCGACCACCGGCCGTCCCGGTCCCGTGGTGGTGGATGTGCCGAAAGATGTGCAATTCGCCACCGGCACCTATCATCCGCCGCGCAAGTCGGACGTGCACATTTCATACAACCCCCGCGTGAAGGGCGATGCCGCGCAGATCCGCAGGGCCGTGGCCCTGATGGCGTCGGCCAAGCGCCCAGTGATCTACAGCGGCGGCGGTGTGATCAATTCCGGCGCGGAAGCCTCCAAGCTGCTGCGTGAACTGGTGGAGATCACCGGCTTTCCGATCACCTCCACCCTAATGGGCCTCGGCGCCTATCCGGCGTCGGGCAAGAACTGGCTTGGCATGCTGGGCATGCACGGCACCTACGAAGCCAACATGGCGATGCACGACTGCGACGTCATGCTCTGCGTCGGCGCGCGTTTCGATGATCGCATCACCGGCCGCACCGATGCGTTCTCGCCGAACTCGAAGAAGATCCACATCGACATCGATCCGTCGTCGATCAACAAGAACATCCGCGTCGACGTGCCAATCATCGGCGACGTCGCCAATGTGCTTGGCGATATCCTCACCGTGTTCAAGGCGGAAGCGCAGAAGCCGAAGATCGATCCGTGGTGGTTCGAGATCGGCCGCTGGCGCTCGCGCAATTCGCTGGCTTACAAGAAGAACGACGACATCATTCTTCCGCAGTATGCGATTCAGCGCCTGTTCGAACTGACGAAGGGCCACGACACCTACATCACGACGGAAGTCGGCCAGCATCAGATGTGGGCGGCGCAGTTCTTCGGCTTCGACCAGCCGCACCGCTGGATGACGTCGGGCGGTCTCGGCACCATGGGCTACGGCCTCCCGGCCGCGCTCGGCGTGCAGGTGGCGCATCCGGACAGTCTCGTGATCGACATCGCGGGCGACGCCTCGGTGCAGATGACCATGCAGGAGATGTCGACGGCGGTTCAGTACGAACTGCCGATCAAGATATTCATCCTGAACAACCAGTACATGGGCATGGTGCGCCAGTGGCAGCAATTGCTGCACGGCAACCGGCTGTCGCATTCCTACTCCGAGGCGCTGCCGGATTTCGTCAAGCTGGCCGATGCGTTCGGCTGCATCGGTCTTCAGGTCATCAAGCCCGGCGATCTCGACGGCGCGATCAATGAAATGATCAAGGTGAGGAAGCCGGTGCTGTTCGATTGCCGTGTCGCGGCGCTGGAGAATTGCTTCCCGATGATCCCGTCGGGCAAGGCGCATAATGAAATGCTGCTTCCTGCGGAAGCGAACGATGAAGCAACCGCGGCGGCGTTCGCCGGCGGCAAGGCGCTGGTGTGA
- a CDS encoding Do family serine endopeptidase, with the protein MSDAFQALSRRVLPLAAIVGFALVATPALARGPDGIADVAEKVIDAVVNISTSQTVEAKKGDDNDSDKGGDNRGNRRGATPQLPPDSPFSEFFDEFFKNRRGGPGGGNSPRKVNSLGSGFIIDTDGTVVTNNHVIADADEVNVILNDGTKIRAEVIGKDKKSDLAVLKFTPPEKKITAVKFGNSDNVRLGEWVIAIGNPFSLGGTVTAGIVSARNRDINSGPYDNYIQTDAAINRGNSGGPLFNLDGEVIGVNTAIISPSGGSIGIGFAVPSKTVMAVVDQLRQFKEVRRGWLGVRIQQVTDEIGESLNIKPVRGALIAGVDDKGPARPAGIEPGDVVVKFDGKDIKEMKDLPRAVADSPVGKAVDVVIIRKGKEETRKVTLGRLDDGEKPVEASAKTTAPVEAEKPVTQKALGLDLAGLSKDLRTRYKIKDSVKGVIVTGVETGSDAAEKRLSAGDVIVEVAQEAVTNAADVKKRIDQLKKDGKKSVLLLVSNGDGEVRFVALAVK; encoded by the coding sequence ATGTCCGATGCGTTCCAAGCATTGAGCCGCCGTGTGTTGCCGCTGGCCGCGATTGTCGGCTTCGCCCTCGTTGCGACGCCGGCGCTGGCGCGCGGACCGGACGGCATCGCCGACGTCGCGGAGAAGGTGATCGACGCGGTGGTTAACATTTCCACGTCGCAGACCGTCGAGGCCAAGAAGGGCGACGATAACGACAGTGACAAGGGCGGCGACAATCGCGGCAACAGACGCGGGGCCACTCCGCAACTGCCGCCTGACTCACCGTTTAGCGAATTCTTCGACGAGTTCTTCAAGAACCGGCGTGGCGGTCCTGGCGGCGGCAACTCGCCGCGCAAGGTCAACTCGCTCGGCTCCGGCTTTATCATCGATACCGACGGCACCGTGGTGACCAACAATCACGTCATCGCCGATGCCGACGAGGTGAACGTCATTCTGAACGACGGAACCAAGATCAGGGCCGAGGTGATCGGCAAGGACAAGAAGAGCGATCTTGCCGTCCTGAAGTTCACGCCCCCCGAAAAGAAGATCACGGCCGTGAAGTTCGGCAATTCTGACAACGTGCGCCTCGGCGAATGGGTGATCGCCATCGGCAATCCGTTCAGCCTTGGCGGCACGGTGACGGCCGGCATCGTCTCGGCGCGCAACCGCGACATCAACTCCGGCCCGTACGACAACTACATCCAGACCGATGCGGCGATCAATCGCGGCAACTCCGGCGGCCCGCTGTTCAATCTCGACGGCGAAGTCATCGGCGTGAACACCGCGATCATCTCGCCGTCGGGCGGTTCCATCGGTATCGGTTTCGCGGTGCCATCCAAGACCGTGATGGCGGTGGTCGATCAGCTGCGCCAGTTCAAGGAAGTGCGGCGCGGCTGGCTCGGCGTCCGTATCCAGCAGGTGACGGATGAAATCGGTGAAAGCCTCAACATTAAGCCGGTGCGCGGCGCGCTGATCGCAGGCGTTGACGACAAGGGCCCGGCCAGGCCCGCCGGCATCGAACCCGGCGACGTGGTCGTGAAGTTCGACGGCAAGGACATCAAGGAGATGAAAGATCTTCCCCGCGCCGTCGCAGACTCGCCGGTCGGCAAGGCGGTGGATGTCGTGATCATCCGCAAGGGCAAGGAAGAAACCCGCAAGGTCACGCTCGGCCGTCTCGACGACGGCGAAAAGCCGGTCGAGGCGTCCGCCAAGACCACGGCCCCGGTTGAGGCCGAGAAACCGGTGACGCAGAAGGCGCTGGGGCTCGATCTTGCCGGTCTCAGCAAGGATCTGCGCACGCGCTACAAGATCAAGGACAGTGTCAAGGGCGTGATCGTCACCGGCGTCGAGACCGGTTCCGATGCGGCCGAGAAGCGCCTCAGCGCCGGCGACGTCATCGTCGAGGTTGCGCAGGAAGCGGTGACCAACGCGGCCGACGTCAAGAAGCGCATCGACCAGTTGAAGAAGGACGGCAAGAAGTCCGTGCTGCTTCTGGTGTCGAACGGCGATGGCGAAGTGCGGTTCGTCGCGCTGGCGGTGAAGTAG
- the miaA gene encoding tRNA (adenosine(37)-N6)-dimethylallyltransferase MiaA, giving the protein MLDNDVKRMQAVLIAGPTASGKSALALALAEVTGGIVINTDSMQVYRDLRVLTARPTPDEVARAPHRLYGYCDAAVNCSAGSWVADAALVLAEARAANRLPIFIGGTGLYFKALTRGLSAVPPIPQEVRDDVRARLERDGVEALHAELARRDPVSGEKLKPRDSARVARALEVIEATGRALPDWHRDGLPPLLEPEGVRALFLAPDRKELYARINARFEAMLENGALEEVAVLAARKLDPMLPAMKAHGVPALIRHLAGEITLEEAAEIGQTDTRHYAKRQFTWFRHQLPEFEWVAPDAAWAWLTHALSLSLKAAEPVSLGKPA; this is encoded by the coding sequence ATGTTGGACAATGACGTGAAGCGGATGCAGGCGGTGCTTATCGCAGGGCCGACGGCCAGCGGCAAGTCGGCGCTGGCGCTGGCTCTTGCAGAAGTGACCGGCGGGATTGTCATCAATACCGACTCGATGCAGGTCTATCGCGACCTGCGTGTGCTGACTGCGCGGCCGACGCCGGACGAGGTGGCGCGCGCGCCGCACCGGCTGTACGGCTATTGCGATGCTGCGGTGAATTGTTCGGCGGGCTCGTGGGTCGCGGATGCGGCTTTGGTGCTGGCCGAGGCGAGGGCGGCAAACCGGCTGCCGATTTTCATCGGTGGTACGGGTCTCTACTTCAAGGCGCTGACGCGCGGATTGTCGGCGGTGCCGCCGATCCCGCAGGAGGTGCGCGACGATGTTCGTGCGCGGCTCGAACGCGATGGCGTGGAAGCGCTGCACGCCGAACTGGCCCGGCGCGATCCTGTATCGGGCGAAAAGCTCAAGCCGCGCGATAGCGCGCGTGTCGCGCGGGCGCTGGAGGTCATCGAGGCGACCGGGCGCGCATTGCCGGACTGGCACCGTGATGGACTGCCGCCGTTGCTGGAGCCGGAAGGCGTCAGGGCATTGTTCCTCGCGCCGGATCGAAAGGAACTTTATGCGCGCATCAATGCCCGGTTTGAGGCCATGCTTGAAAATGGCGCATTGGAAGAGGTCGCAGTGCTGGCGGCGCGCAAGCTCGATCCGATGCTGCCGGCGATGAAGGCGCATGGCGTGCCGGCGCTGATCCGCCATCTGGCGGGCGAGATCACGCTGGAAGAGGCGGCCGAGATCGGCCAGACCGACACCCGGCATTACGCCAAGCGGCAGTTCACCTGGTTCAGGCACCAGTTGCCGGAGTTCGAATGGGTCGCGCCCGACGCCGCGTGGGCGTGGCTCACCCATGCACTTTCGCTCTCGCTGAAAGCGGCGGAACCGGTTAGTCTCGGAAAACCGGCATAG
- the ilvN gene encoding acetolactate synthase small subunit, with product MEQPASAYFMEERHDPNETHTLSVLVQNEPGVLARVIGLFSGRGYNIDSLTVSETEHAKHMSRITIVTTGTPMVIQQIKHQLDRMIPVYRVVDMTLTSRSIERELAMVKVKSTGDQRIEAMRLAEAFRARVIDATNESFVFEITGGTSKIDQFVNLMVPLGLVEVSRTGVAAISRGSDGM from the coding sequence ATGGAACAGCCCGCATCCGCCTACTTCATGGAGGAGCGTCACGATCCGAACGAGACCCACACCCTATCGGTGCTTGTGCAGAACGAACCTGGCGTGCTGGCGCGCGTGATCGGCCTGTTTTCCGGCCGCGGTTACAACATCGACAGTCTCACGGTGTCGGAAACCGAGCACGCCAAGCACATGTCGCGCATCACCATTGTCACGACCGGAACGCCGATGGTGATCCAGCAGATCAAGCATCAGCTCGATCGCATGATCCCCGTTTATCGCGTGGTGGACATGACGCTGACCAGCCGCTCCATCGAGCGCGAACTGGCAATGGTCAAGGTCAAGAGCACCGGCGACCAGCGCATCGAGGCGATGCGGCTCGCGGAGGCGTTCCGGGCGCGCGTCATCGACGCCACCAATGAGAGCTTCGTGTTCGAGATCACAGGCGGCACCTCGAAGATCGATCAGTTCGTCAATCTTATGGTGCCGCTCGGGCTTGTCGAAGTGTCGCGCACCGGTGTTGCCGCCATCTCTCGCGGTTCGGACGGGATGTGA
- the ilvC gene encoding ketol-acid reductoisomerase produces the protein MRVYYDRDADLNLIKGKKVVIIGYGSQGHAHALNLKDSGVKDVAIALRKGSATAKKAEAAGFKVMEVAEAAKWADVMMMLTPDELQGDIYRDHLHDNMKQGAALLFAHGLNVHFNLIDPRADLDVLMVAPKGPGHTVRSEYQRGGGVPCLIAISKDSSGNAHDLGLSYASAIGGGRAGIIETTFKEECETDLFGEQAVLCGGTVELIRAGYETLVEAGYAPEMAYFECLHELKLIVDLIYEGGIANMNYSISNTAEYGEYVTGPRIITAETKAEMKRVLNDIQSGKFTRDWMLENKVNQASFKATRARANAHEIEAVGAKLRDMMPWIKKGALVDKTKN, from the coding sequence ATGCGTGTTTATTACGATCGCGATGCCGACCTGAACCTGATCAAGGGTAAGAAGGTTGTCATCATCGGTTACGGCAGCCAGGGCCATGCCCACGCGCTGAACCTGAAGGACTCCGGCGTCAAGGATGTCGCGATCGCGCTCCGCAAAGGTTCCGCGACGGCCAAGAAGGCCGAAGCCGCAGGCTTCAAGGTGATGGAAGTTGCCGAGGCCGCCAAGTGGGCCGACGTCATGATGATGCTGACGCCCGACGAATTACAGGGCGACATCTATCGCGATCATCTGCACGACAACATGAAGCAAGGCGCGGCGCTGCTGTTCGCTCACGGCCTCAATGTGCACTTCAACCTGATCGACCCGCGTGCCGATCTCGACGTGCTGATGGTCGCGCCGAAGGGCCCCGGCCACACCGTGCGTTCGGAATATCAGCGCGGCGGCGGCGTGCCCTGCCTGATTGCGATCAGCAAGGACTCATCCGGCAACGCCCATGACCTCGGCCTGTCCTATGCGTCGGCGATTGGTGGCGGCCGTGCCGGCATCATCGAGACGACCTTCAAGGAAGAGTGCGAGACCGACCTGTTCGGCGAACAGGCCGTGCTTTGCGGCGGCACCGTCGAATTGATCCGCGCCGGCTACGAGACGCTGGTGGAAGCCGGCTACGCGCCGGAGATGGCCTACTTCGAGTGCCTGCACGAACTGAAGCTGATCGTCGACCTGATCTATGAAGGCGGCATCGCCAACATGAACTACTCGATCTCCAACACCGCCGAATACGGCGAATACGTCACCGGCCCGCGCATCATCACCGCCGAGACCAAGGCCGAGATGAAGCGCGTCCTGAACGACATTCAGTCCGGCAAGTTCACCCGCGACTGGATGCTGGAAAACAAGGTCAACCAGGCCTCCTTCAAGGCGACCCGCGCGCGCGCCAATGCGCACGAGATCGAGGCCGTCGGCGCCAAGCTGCGCGACATGATGCCGTGGATCAAGAAGGGCGCCCTGGTCGACAAGACCAAGAACTGA